In Oncorhynchus nerka isolate Pitt River linkage group LG21, Oner_Uvic_2.0, whole genome shotgun sequence, the following are encoded in one genomic region:
- the LOC115104069 gene encoding nuclear receptor subfamily 1 group D member 1-like, giving the protein MNALELRLATTAMDTNNNNTGGVISYIGSSGCSPNHTSPVSMYSENSFGASFPPSPNGSQRFSNAYSGSSSSSNGDDGNSSSGSGGSPRPRGRNDNSISRCSTSKSVASLTKLNGMVLLCKVCGDVASGFHYGVHACEGCKGFFRRSIQQNIQYKKCLKNQTCTIMRINRNRCQQCRFKKCLSVGMSRDAVRFGRIPKREKQRMLAEMQSAMNNMNNMQNEFQLASLTHNSPPSPTSSSPCPGLTVAPQPQALPFAPSPCPPAQAPASLLPPPTTQSPPLLASSPPLCPSPGVDCTITAIARAHRETFVYAHDKLGESTRQHNGEVDNWGSNYCSAGYHQNGLNTIYHHNNNVGLQHHGSQAMSDRHHQNNGKQFHNSNLFGCHQGIETSSVPQGQNFSWKNHKDIVLACPMNMCPQDKPNKTPQEIWEDFSLSFTPAVREVVEFAKHIPGFSALSENDQVTLLKAGTFEVLTVRFASLFNVKEQTVTFISGATYSLEALKGMGMGGLLDTMFEFSEKLNSLELTAEELGLFTAVVLVSADRSGIENINSVELLQESLIRALRALVSKSNPCDVSRFTKLLLKMPDLRTLNNMHSEKLLSFRIDT; this is encoded by the exons ATGAATGCTTTGGAGCTCAGGTTGGCAACAACAGCAATGGACACAAATAACAACAACACAG GGGGCGTAATCTCCTACATCGGCTCCAGTGGCTGCTCACCGAATCACACCAGCCCGGTGTCTATGTACAGCGAGAACTCCTTCGgagcctccttccctccctcccccaatggTTCCCAGAGATTCTCCAATGCCTACTCCGGCAGCTCCAGCTCCTCCAATGGTGATGATGGCAACTCCTCTTCCGGCTCCGGAGGGTCCCCAAGGCCTAGGGGTCGTAATGACAACAGCATCTCTCGCTGCTCCACCAGCAAGTCCGTGGCAAGCCTTACCA AACTGAATGGGATGGTGCTGCTGTGTAAAGTGTGTGGAGACGTCGCCTCAGGCTTCCACTATGGCGTCCATGCCTGTGAGGGCTGCAAGGGATTCTTCCGACGCAGTATCCAGCAGAACATCCAGTACAAAAAGTGCCTGAAGAACCAGACCTGCACCATCATGAGGATTAACCGCAACCGCTGCCAGCAGTGCCGCTTCAAAAAGTGTCTGTCCGTGGGCATGTCTCGCGATG ctgTTCGCTTTGGCAGAATACCTAAGCGTGAGAAGCAGCGCATGCTCGCAGAGATGCAGAGCGCCATGAACAACATGAACAACATGCAAAATGAGTTCCAGCTGGCCAGCCTGACCCAcaactctcccccatctcccacttcctcctctccctgcccggGTCTGACTGTGGCACCCCAGCCTCAGGCCCTGCCTTTTGCTCCTTCCCCTTGTCCTCCAGCACAAGCCCCTGCTTCCCTTCTGCCCCCACCAACCACCCAAAGCCCGCCACTGTTGGCCAGCTCTCCACCCCTGTGCCCCAGCCCTGGGGTGGACTGCACCATAACGGCCATTGCCCGGGCGCACCGTGAGACCTTCGTCTACGCCCACGACAAGCTGGGCGAGTCCACGAGACAGCATAACGGAGAGGTGGACAACTGGGGCTCCAACTACTGCTCTGCTGGCTACCATCAGAACGGCCTCAACACAAtctaccaccacaacaacaacgtGGGCCTCCAGCACCATGGCTCCCAGGCCATGTCTGACAGACATCACCAGAACAATGGCAAGCAGTTCCACAACAGCAACCTGTTCGGGTGCCACCAAGGCATTGAGACCAGCAGCGTTCCCCAGGGGCAGAACTTCTCATGGAAAAACCACAAGGACATTGTGCTG GCATGTCCAATGAACATGTGCCCTCAAGACAAACCCAACAAGACCCCTCAGGAGATCTGGGAGGACTTCTCGCTCAGCTTCACGCCGGCTGTGCGCGAGGTGGTAGAGTTCGCCAAGCATATTCCAGGGTTCAGTGCACTCTCTGAGAACGACCAAGTCACCCTGCTCAAGGCTGGCACCTTTGAG gtcttgACTGTGCGCTTTGCCTCTCTCTTCAACGTGAAGGAGCAGACTGTCACCTTCATCTCTGGTGCCACCTACAGCCTGGAGGCCCTGAAGGGCATGGGTATGGGAGGCCTGCTAGACACCATGTTTGAATTCAGCGAGAAACTCAACTCCCTGGAACTCACGGCCGAGGAGCTGGGTCTCTTCACTGCTGTAGTGCTAGTGTCTGCAG ATCGCTCAGGCATCGAGAACATTAACTCAGTGGAGCTGCTTCAGGAGTCTCTGATCAGAGCGCTGCGTGCCCTGGTCAGCAAGAGCAACCCCTGTGACGTCTCTCGCTTCACCAAGCTGCTGCTGAAGATGCCCGACCTGCGCACACTCAACAACATGCACTCAGAGAAGCTGCTGTCCTTCCGCATCGACACATAA